Proteins found in one Pelobacter seleniigenes DSM 18267 genomic segment:
- a CDS encoding RNA polymerase sigma factor, whose translation MRIKAMEHFLSSIERQAYRMALFSCHDRDDALDLVQDAMCKFVAKYSSKPEEEWKALFYRVLQNKIRDFHRRNAVRSRWRNWLDRNSEDDDGNGLEQLADPGKRTPESEAVQNQAFTRLEYELKQISIKQRQVFLLRAWEGLSVRDTAIAMNCSEGTVKTHYSRAVEQLKKRLGDVWP comes from the coding sequence GTGCGTATCAAAGCGATGGAACATTTCCTTAGCTCGATTGAGCGTCAGGCTTATCGCATGGCCCTGTTCTCCTGTCATGATCGGGATGATGCCCTCGATCTGGTCCAGGACGCCATGTGTAAATTTGTGGCAAAGTATTCGAGCAAGCCTGAGGAGGAATGGAAGGCTTTGTTTTATCGGGTGTTGCAGAATAAAATCAGGGATTTCCACCGGCGTAATGCAGTTCGCTCACGCTGGCGGAACTGGCTGGACCGAAACAGCGAGGATGATGACGGCAATGGACTGGAGCAGCTGGCTGATCCCGGTAAACGGACTCCGGAAAGTGAAGCAGTACAGAATCAGGCGTTCACCCGCTTGGAGTATGAATTGAAGCAGATCTCCATCAAGCAACGTCAGGTTTTTCTGCTGCGGGCCTGGGAAGGATTGAGTGTTCGCGATACGGCAATTGCCATGAACTGTTCGGAGGGGACTGTGAAAACCCATTACTCGCGTGCAGTTGAGCAATTGAAGAAGCGCCTGGGAGATGTTTGGCCATGA
- a CDS encoding desulfoferrodoxin, whose product MPNRYEVYKCEACGNIVEVTHGGAAPLVCCGKNMVLMSENTVDAATEKHVPVITMENGSITVKVGEVSHPMEESHYIEWIELLADGKLYRQYLKPGDAPEATFNLQAQSVKAREYCNLHGQWAAEK is encoded by the coding sequence ATGCCGAATCGTTATGAAGTTTACAAGTGTGAGGCCTGTGGAAATATTGTCGAAGTCACCCACGGTGGCGCTGCCCCGCTGGTCTGCTGTGGTAAAAATATGGTTCTGATGTCGGAAAATACCGTTGACGCCGCAACCGAAAAGCATGTGCCGGTGATTACCATGGAGAACGGTTCCATTACCGTTAAAGTCGGGGAAGTCTCTCACCCCATGGAAGAATCCCATTATATTGAATGGATCGAACTGCTTGCAGACGGGAAACTGTATCGCCAGTATCTGAAACCAGGCGATGCCCCTGAAGCGACTTTCAATCTCCAGGCACAATCCGTGAAAGCCCGTGAGTACTGCAACCTTCATGGACAGTGGGCTGCTGAAAAGTAA
- a CDS encoding TraB/GumN family protein, translating to MTDLTESGDYTRLLVDDKEVILVGTAHISQESVDTVVRTIDEVVPDTVCVELDHQRYQSLINKQGWESLNLKEVIKKKQVPFLLANLALSSYQKRMGLQTGVKPGAELAAAARTAEERGMEVELVDRNIRTTLLRVWRKTGLWNKMKVLASLFGSLFEKQELSEEELSKLRETDTLSSMLDEMGSLLPSVKQILVDERDVHMAYHIRNAPGEKILAVVGAAHLPGISRLLQGPEIDPQTIAEITTIPPKTKLSKMIPWLIPALVVALFIGGFFFGNRDQLANAATAWILANGLLSALGTILAFGHPATIVTAFIAAPITSLNPTIGAGFVTGFVQSLVAAPTVRDMEHIGEDLVTFKGWWQNRLARVLLVFLFSSIGSSIGTFVALGWLKNLF from the coding sequence TTGACAGATTTAACAGAATCAGGCGATTACACCCGCCTGCTGGTTGACGATAAAGAAGTCATTCTGGTCGGAACGGCCCACATTTCCCAGGAATCGGTTGATACCGTGGTCCGCACCATTGATGAGGTCGTCCCCGATACGGTCTGTGTCGAACTCGACCACCAGCGCTATCAGTCATTGATCAACAAACAGGGCTGGGAATCCCTGAACCTCAAAGAAGTCATCAAAAAAAAACAGGTTCCTTTTCTTCTGGCCAATCTCGCGCTGTCATCTTACCAAAAGCGGATGGGGCTGCAGACCGGTGTCAAACCCGGGGCCGAACTGGCCGCAGCAGCACGGACCGCCGAGGAGAGAGGGATGGAAGTCGAACTCGTCGACCGCAATATCCGCACCACTCTGCTGCGAGTCTGGCGCAAAACCGGATTGTGGAATAAAATGAAGGTCCTTGCATCATTATTCGGCAGCCTTTTCGAAAAACAGGAATTGAGCGAAGAGGAGCTGAGCAAGCTCAGAGAAACTGATACTCTGTCGAGCATGTTGGATGAAATGGGGAGCCTGCTGCCTTCCGTTAAGCAGATTCTGGTCGATGAGCGGGATGTGCACATGGCATATCACATCAGAAACGCTCCGGGTGAGAAAATTCTTGCCGTGGTCGGAGCCGCCCACCTGCCGGGTATCAGCCGGCTATTACAGGGACCTGAAATCGATCCGCAGACCATTGCCGAAATCACTACGATTCCGCCCAAGACCAAGCTTTCCAAAATGATTCCCTGGTTGATCCCGGCGCTGGTCGTCGCCCTGTTCATCGGCGGTTTTTTTTTCGGCAACCGTGATCAACTGGCCAATGCCGCAACCGCCTGGATTCTGGCCAACGGTCTTTTGTCCGCACTCGGTACCATATTGGCTTTCGGTCACCCGGCTACCATTGTCACCGCCTTTATTGCCGCTCCGATAACGTCCCTCAACCCAACGATCGGGGCCGGCTTTGTGACCGGGTTTGTGCAATCTCTCGTTGCCGCACCAACGGTCCGCGACATGGAACATATCGGCGAAGATCTGGTAACCTTTAAAGGCTGGTGGCAAAACCGGTTAGCCAGAGTGCTGCTGGTCTTCCTGTTTTCATCTATCGGTTCGTCGATTGGGACATTTGTCGCTTTGGGCTGGCTGAAAAACCTTTTTTAA